The Athalia rosae chromosome 7, iyAthRosa1.1, whole genome shotgun sequence genome window below encodes:
- the LOC105683271 gene encoding zinc finger protein 85-like isoform X1: MSEPHLCRLCAETKENFIGIYDAEGQKLEIESKIKKCLQIKVRFFIGMHISLSHLFLTSSITVSIPVSISIHAHLGWMFAQDVLCVLMTDDLPLSVCIDCCIRLDQSNDFFEKTNLAQNSLRQLLAEEKPEPQILHVDLDYDKKAIGFPKEEEIPGDGIIECHLSESYINDSMDNVGYFNSEQNNLGENENENENDTKIENRNEQYEPEEIEDLVEQRRCKPQVQNNSREQTGKRLKRRTPMRKARDFELGHVSDLDYECNDIDTKVNIKIPDNYMTGTDSDMEMIEAEAAEPSKPGRKRGEGLDRYPWLCTDCNDKLPSLEALEKHHETVHNQKARFMCVQCCKVYEKYYGFLTHVKRHKNKSKFSCEDCGKSFVHKKVLESHKAIHSEERPHVCQTCGKTFRQQSALYIHSRCHLPDTMKNRYQCDQCDKRFSTKPNLVTHKRIHSGVRNFTCDQCGKSFIQKGNLEAHFLTHSADKPYNCSLCPKAFKTPLQLKKHETVHTGAKPHQCAVCGRTFREKGTLREHHRIHTGAMPFTCEFCGKCFRFKGILTTHRRQHTGERPYSCIECQHHFTNWPNYNKHMKRRHGINTSHTKHLQQPQQIQQRQQNDLHDDEINTAQHGVPSSVQVIQTTPNVSEAEPIAQTLPSTVIQNFQTQVPVTVQETAFRDRNTMLYNAVPTALQNFLPPNLPYNFYNITNAGNSDIIQHR; the protein is encoded by the exons ATGTCCGAGCCCCACCTGTGCCGACTCTGTGCCGAGACCAAGGAAAACTTCATAGGGATCTACGACGCTGAAGGTCAGAAATTGGAAATCGAATCGAAGATTAAAAAGTGTCTTCAAATAAAGGTACGCTTTTTCATTGGAATGCATATTTCTTTATCCCATTTGTTCTTGACTTCCTCAATAACAGTTTCTATTCCAGTTTCTATTTCAATACATGCTCACCTTGGTTGGATGTTTGCACAGGATGTCCTGTGT GTCCTGATGACGGATGATTTACCGTTATCTGTGTGCATAGACTGCTGCATTCGGTTAGATCAGTCTAACGATTTCTTTGAGAAAACCAACCTGGCTCAAAACTCACTCAGGCAGCTACTAGCTGAAGAAAAGCCAGAACCGCAGATATTACACGTGGATTTGGATTATGATAAGAAAGCTATAGGTTTtccaaaagaagaagaaatcccAGGAGATGGGATAATTGAGTGTCATTTGTCTGAGAGTTATATAAACGACTCCATGGACAATGTTGGCTATTTTAATAGTGAACAAAATAACcttggtgaaaatgaaaatgaaaatgaaaatgacaccAAGATTGAGAATAGGAATGAACAATATGAACCCGAGGAGATTGAAGATTTGGTTGAACAGCGAAGATGTAAACCACAGGTTCAAAATAACTCGCGAGAACAGACTGGAAAAAGACTGAAGCGCAGAACGCCTATGCGAAAAGCGCGTGATTTTGAACTGGGACATGTCTCTGATTTAGATTACGAGTGTAATGATATTGATACAAAAGTCAATATTAAGATACCCGATAATTACATGACCG GCACCGACTCTGACATGGAAATGATAGAAGCTGAGGCAGCGGAGCCCTCAAAGCCTGGCCGGAAAAGAGGTGAGGGATTGGATAGATACCCTTGGCTGTGCACGGATTGCAACGATAAGCTTCCAAGTCTTGAGGCACTAGAGAAACACCACGAAACTGTTCATAATCAGAAGGCAAGGTTCATGTGTGTGCAGTGCTGCAAAgtctatgaaaaatattacggGTTTCTCACTCACGTCAAAAGGCACAAAAACAAGTCAAAGTTCAG TTGCGAAGATTGTGGTAAGTCTTTTGTTCACAAAAAGGTTTTAGAATCGCACAAAGCCATTCATAGCGAGGAACGTCCTCATGTCTGTCAAACCTGTGGAAAAACCTTCAGACAGCAGAGTGCTCTCTACATACACAGTCGATGTCATTTGCCTGATACAATGAAAAACAGATATCAGTGCGATCAGTGCGATAAAAG ATTTTCAACAAAACCAAACTTGGTCACGCACAAACGCATTCATTCTGGAGTTAGAAATTTTACTTGCGATCAGTGTGGAAAAAGTTTTATACAAAAGGGAAACTTGGAAGCACATTTTCTGACTCACTCCGCTGACAAGCCATATAATTGTTCACTCTGCCCGAAAGC GTTCAAGACACCACTACAACTGAAAAAGCACGAAACTGTTCATACAGGTGCAAAGCCTCACCAATGCGCGGTCTGCGGGCGCACATTCAGAGAAAAAGGAACACTGAGAGAACATCACAGAATTCATACCGGGGCAATGCCGTTTACTTGCGAATTTTGTGGAAAATGTTTTAGATTCAAAGGAATATTGACG ACACACAGGCGCCAGCACACAGGGGAACGTCCTTACAGTTGCATTGAGTGCCAACACCATTTTACGAATTGGCCAAATTACAACAAACACATGAAACGAAGACACGGGATAAACACGTCGCACACCAAACACTTGCAACAACCCCAGCAAATACAGCAACGGCAACAAAATGATTTACACGATGATGAAATAAACACCGCTCAACACGGAGTACCGAGTTCTGTACAG GTGATACAAACCACCCCTAATGTCTCGGAAGCGGAACCGATTGCGCAAACTCTTCCTTCAACAGTGATACAGAATTTCCAGACTCAGGTCCCAGTCACGGTACAGGAGACTGCATTCAGGGATAGAAATACAATGCTGTACAATGCGGTTCCTACAGCCCTGCAAAATTTTCTGCCACCAAACTTACCGTACAATTTTTACAACATAACTAATGCTGGCAATAGTGACATCATTCAACACAGGTAG
- the LOC105683271 gene encoding zinc finger protein 85-like isoform X2, with the protein MSEPHLCRLCAETKENFIGIYDAEGQKLEIESKIKKCLQIKVLMTDDLPLSVCIDCCIRLDQSNDFFEKTNLAQNSLRQLLAEEKPEPQILHVDLDYDKKAIGFPKEEEIPGDGIIECHLSESYINDSMDNVGYFNSEQNNLGENENENENDTKIENRNEQYEPEEIEDLVEQRRCKPQVQNNSREQTGKRLKRRTPMRKARDFELGHVSDLDYECNDIDTKVNIKIPDNYMTGTDSDMEMIEAEAAEPSKPGRKRGEGLDRYPWLCTDCNDKLPSLEALEKHHETVHNQKARFMCVQCCKVYEKYYGFLTHVKRHKNKSKFSCEDCGKSFVHKKVLESHKAIHSEERPHVCQTCGKTFRQQSALYIHSRCHLPDTMKNRYQCDQCDKRFSTKPNLVTHKRIHSGVRNFTCDQCGKSFIQKGNLEAHFLTHSADKPYNCSLCPKAFKTPLQLKKHETVHTGAKPHQCAVCGRTFREKGTLREHHRIHTGAMPFTCEFCGKCFRFKGILTTHRRQHTGERPYSCIECQHHFTNWPNYNKHMKRRHGINTSHTKHLQQPQQIQQRQQNDLHDDEINTAQHGVPSSVQVIQTTPNVSEAEPIAQTLPSTVIQNFQTQVPVTVQETAFRDRNTMLYNAVPTALQNFLPPNLPYNFYNITNAGNSDIIQHR; encoded by the exons ATGTCCGAGCCCCACCTGTGCCGACTCTGTGCCGAGACCAAGGAAAACTTCATAGGGATCTACGACGCTGAAGGTCAGAAATTGGAAATCGAATCGAAGATTAAAAAGTGTCTTCAAATAAAG GTCCTGATGACGGATGATTTACCGTTATCTGTGTGCATAGACTGCTGCATTCGGTTAGATCAGTCTAACGATTTCTTTGAGAAAACCAACCTGGCTCAAAACTCACTCAGGCAGCTACTAGCTGAAGAAAAGCCAGAACCGCAGATATTACACGTGGATTTGGATTATGATAAGAAAGCTATAGGTTTtccaaaagaagaagaaatcccAGGAGATGGGATAATTGAGTGTCATTTGTCTGAGAGTTATATAAACGACTCCATGGACAATGTTGGCTATTTTAATAGTGAACAAAATAACcttggtgaaaatgaaaatgaaaatgaaaatgacaccAAGATTGAGAATAGGAATGAACAATATGAACCCGAGGAGATTGAAGATTTGGTTGAACAGCGAAGATGTAAACCACAGGTTCAAAATAACTCGCGAGAACAGACTGGAAAAAGACTGAAGCGCAGAACGCCTATGCGAAAAGCGCGTGATTTTGAACTGGGACATGTCTCTGATTTAGATTACGAGTGTAATGATATTGATACAAAAGTCAATATTAAGATACCCGATAATTACATGACCG GCACCGACTCTGACATGGAAATGATAGAAGCTGAGGCAGCGGAGCCCTCAAAGCCTGGCCGGAAAAGAGGTGAGGGATTGGATAGATACCCTTGGCTGTGCACGGATTGCAACGATAAGCTTCCAAGTCTTGAGGCACTAGAGAAACACCACGAAACTGTTCATAATCAGAAGGCAAGGTTCATGTGTGTGCAGTGCTGCAAAgtctatgaaaaatattacggGTTTCTCACTCACGTCAAAAGGCACAAAAACAAGTCAAAGTTCAG TTGCGAAGATTGTGGTAAGTCTTTTGTTCACAAAAAGGTTTTAGAATCGCACAAAGCCATTCATAGCGAGGAACGTCCTCATGTCTGTCAAACCTGTGGAAAAACCTTCAGACAGCAGAGTGCTCTCTACATACACAGTCGATGTCATTTGCCTGATACAATGAAAAACAGATATCAGTGCGATCAGTGCGATAAAAG ATTTTCAACAAAACCAAACTTGGTCACGCACAAACGCATTCATTCTGGAGTTAGAAATTTTACTTGCGATCAGTGTGGAAAAAGTTTTATACAAAAGGGAAACTTGGAAGCACATTTTCTGACTCACTCCGCTGACAAGCCATATAATTGTTCACTCTGCCCGAAAGC GTTCAAGACACCACTACAACTGAAAAAGCACGAAACTGTTCATACAGGTGCAAAGCCTCACCAATGCGCGGTCTGCGGGCGCACATTCAGAGAAAAAGGAACACTGAGAGAACATCACAGAATTCATACCGGGGCAATGCCGTTTACTTGCGAATTTTGTGGAAAATGTTTTAGATTCAAAGGAATATTGACG ACACACAGGCGCCAGCACACAGGGGAACGTCCTTACAGTTGCATTGAGTGCCAACACCATTTTACGAATTGGCCAAATTACAACAAACACATGAAACGAAGACACGGGATAAACACGTCGCACACCAAACACTTGCAACAACCCCAGCAAATACAGCAACGGCAACAAAATGATTTACACGATGATGAAATAAACACCGCTCAACACGGAGTACCGAGTTCTGTACAG GTGATACAAACCACCCCTAATGTCTCGGAAGCGGAACCGATTGCGCAAACTCTTCCTTCAACAGTGATACAGAATTTCCAGACTCAGGTCCCAGTCACGGTACAGGAGACTGCATTCAGGGATAGAAATACAATGCTGTACAATGCGGTTCCTACAGCCCTGCAAAATTTTCTGCCACCAAACTTACCGTACAATTTTTACAACATAACTAATGCTGGCAATAGTGACATCATTCAACACAGGTAG
- the LOC105683271 gene encoding zinc finger protein 418-like isoform X3: MFAQDVLCVLMTDDLPLSVCIDCCIRLDQSNDFFEKTNLAQNSLRQLLAEEKPEPQILHVDLDYDKKAIGFPKEEEIPGDGIIECHLSESYINDSMDNVGYFNSEQNNLGENENENENDTKIENRNEQYEPEEIEDLVEQRRCKPQVQNNSREQTGKRLKRRTPMRKARDFELGHVSDLDYECNDIDTKVNIKIPDNYMTGTDSDMEMIEAEAAEPSKPGRKRGEGLDRYPWLCTDCNDKLPSLEALEKHHETVHNQKARFMCVQCCKVYEKYYGFLTHVKRHKNKSKFSCEDCGKSFVHKKVLESHKAIHSEERPHVCQTCGKTFRQQSALYIHSRCHLPDTMKNRYQCDQCDKRFSTKPNLVTHKRIHSGVRNFTCDQCGKSFIQKGNLEAHFLTHSADKPYNCSLCPKAFKTPLQLKKHETVHTGAKPHQCAVCGRTFREKGTLREHHRIHTGAMPFTCEFCGKCFRFKGILTTHRRQHTGERPYSCIECQHHFTNWPNYNKHMKRRHGINTSHTKHLQQPQQIQQRQQNDLHDDEINTAQHGVPSSVQVIQTTPNVSEAEPIAQTLPSTVIQNFQTQVPVTVQETAFRDRNTMLYNAVPTALQNFLPPNLPYNFYNITNAGNSDIIQHR; encoded by the exons ATGTTTGCACAGGATGTCCTGTGT GTCCTGATGACGGATGATTTACCGTTATCTGTGTGCATAGACTGCTGCATTCGGTTAGATCAGTCTAACGATTTCTTTGAGAAAACCAACCTGGCTCAAAACTCACTCAGGCAGCTACTAGCTGAAGAAAAGCCAGAACCGCAGATATTACACGTGGATTTGGATTATGATAAGAAAGCTATAGGTTTtccaaaagaagaagaaatcccAGGAGATGGGATAATTGAGTGTCATTTGTCTGAGAGTTATATAAACGACTCCATGGACAATGTTGGCTATTTTAATAGTGAACAAAATAACcttggtgaaaatgaaaatgaaaatgaaaatgacaccAAGATTGAGAATAGGAATGAACAATATGAACCCGAGGAGATTGAAGATTTGGTTGAACAGCGAAGATGTAAACCACAGGTTCAAAATAACTCGCGAGAACAGACTGGAAAAAGACTGAAGCGCAGAACGCCTATGCGAAAAGCGCGTGATTTTGAACTGGGACATGTCTCTGATTTAGATTACGAGTGTAATGATATTGATACAAAAGTCAATATTAAGATACCCGATAATTACATGACCG GCACCGACTCTGACATGGAAATGATAGAAGCTGAGGCAGCGGAGCCCTCAAAGCCTGGCCGGAAAAGAGGTGAGGGATTGGATAGATACCCTTGGCTGTGCACGGATTGCAACGATAAGCTTCCAAGTCTTGAGGCACTAGAGAAACACCACGAAACTGTTCATAATCAGAAGGCAAGGTTCATGTGTGTGCAGTGCTGCAAAgtctatgaaaaatattacggGTTTCTCACTCACGTCAAAAGGCACAAAAACAAGTCAAAGTTCAG TTGCGAAGATTGTGGTAAGTCTTTTGTTCACAAAAAGGTTTTAGAATCGCACAAAGCCATTCATAGCGAGGAACGTCCTCATGTCTGTCAAACCTGTGGAAAAACCTTCAGACAGCAGAGTGCTCTCTACATACACAGTCGATGTCATTTGCCTGATACAATGAAAAACAGATATCAGTGCGATCAGTGCGATAAAAG ATTTTCAACAAAACCAAACTTGGTCACGCACAAACGCATTCATTCTGGAGTTAGAAATTTTACTTGCGATCAGTGTGGAAAAAGTTTTATACAAAAGGGAAACTTGGAAGCACATTTTCTGACTCACTCCGCTGACAAGCCATATAATTGTTCACTCTGCCCGAAAGC GTTCAAGACACCACTACAACTGAAAAAGCACGAAACTGTTCATACAGGTGCAAAGCCTCACCAATGCGCGGTCTGCGGGCGCACATTCAGAGAAAAAGGAACACTGAGAGAACATCACAGAATTCATACCGGGGCAATGCCGTTTACTTGCGAATTTTGTGGAAAATGTTTTAGATTCAAAGGAATATTGACG ACACACAGGCGCCAGCACACAGGGGAACGTCCTTACAGTTGCATTGAGTGCCAACACCATTTTACGAATTGGCCAAATTACAACAAACACATGAAACGAAGACACGGGATAAACACGTCGCACACCAAACACTTGCAACAACCCCAGCAAATACAGCAACGGCAACAAAATGATTTACACGATGATGAAATAAACACCGCTCAACACGGAGTACCGAGTTCTGTACAG GTGATACAAACCACCCCTAATGTCTCGGAAGCGGAACCGATTGCGCAAACTCTTCCTTCAACAGTGATACAGAATTTCCAGACTCAGGTCCCAGTCACGGTACAGGAGACTGCATTCAGGGATAGAAATACAATGCTGTACAATGCGGTTCCTACAGCCCTGCAAAATTTTCTGCCACCAAACTTACCGTACAATTTTTACAACATAACTAATGCTGGCAATAGTGACATCATTCAACACAGGTAG